The following proteins are co-located in the Clostridia bacterium genome:
- a CDS encoding metal-sensitive transcriptional regulator produces MAVSSKQDILNRLRRIEGQVRGIQRMIDEEQKCAEVLDQVAAVRIALYNAGILILESHARECLTTAMAEGQGEAALEDLVRVIKKFAG; encoded by the coding sequence GTGGCTGTTTCAAGCAAACAGGATATCTTGAACAGGTTGCGGCGAATAGAGGGTCAGGTCAGGGGAATACAGCGCATGATCGACGAGGAACAGAAATGCGCCGAAGTCCTCGACCAGGTTGCTGCTGTGAGAATCGCACTGTACAATGCGGGAATCCTGATCCTGGAGAGCCATGCCCGTGAATGCCTTACCACCGCCATGGCGGAAGGCCAGGGTGAGGCGGCTCTTGAGGATCTCGTGCGGGTGATCAAGAAGTTCGCGGGATGA
- a CDS encoding Smr/MutS family protein, whose amino-acid sequence MLIPESHGPSCSSLGGCTALEIDLHGMRKAEAMGCFLSAYDRILESGIASSLKVIHGYGSTGLGGATRSSIRSLLRGNPLCAQFTPGEDIDGNPGYTIVYPKRRLPSGCMQLWDRIVEYCASPKTQSDVVHRFLRIGSEPEIVTAVRELERRGRLRAITRNGRKHYLDSRAR is encoded by the coding sequence ATACTAATTCCAGAAAGTCATGGGCCATCATGTTCGAGCCTCGGGGGGTGCACCGCACTGGAGATCGATCTCCATGGAATGAGGAAGGCAGAGGCAATGGGGTGCTTCCTCAGTGCGTACGACCGGATCTTGGAGTCAGGGATCGCATCGTCATTGAAGGTGATCCACGGGTACGGATCGACCGGATTAGGAGGAGCAACCCGATCCTCTATACGGTCTTTGCTCCGCGGCAACCCCTTATGTGCCCAGTTCACGCCGGGTGAGGATATCGACGGCAATCCGGGCTACACCATCGTATACCCCAAGCGGCGCCTCCCGTCAGGCTGCATGCAGCTGTGGGACCGCATAGTCGAGTACTGCGCCTCTCCTAAGACCCAATCCGATGTAGTTCACAGATTCCTCCGCATAGGCTCCGAGCCTGAGATCGTGACGGCAGTTCGTGAACTCGAGCGGAGAGGGAGGCTTAGGGCCATCACAAGGAATGGCAGGAAGCACTATCTCGACTCGAGAGCGCGCTGA
- a CDS encoding OsmC family protein: MANITFNATMSWSGQGVYCEGGARGFAIAVDEPAELGGSNRAMNPVELLLCALGGCMSICASAFAKGCKVDLKGFKVELSGDLDPDGFLGKSASVRKGYQEIRYKMIVDSPSPKEDVDKLIAMIEERCPVSDTLCGVRVRRV, from the coding sequence ATGGCCAATATCACGTTCAACGCGACGATGAGCTGGTCGGGGCAAGGCGTCTACTGCGAGGGCGGCGCTCGGGGCTTCGCGATTGCAGTAGACGAGCCTGCAGAGCTTGGGGGATCCAACAGGGCGATGAACCCGGTGGAACTCCTTCTGTGCGCACTTGGAGGGTGCATGAGCATTTGCGCCTCGGCATTCGCCAAGGGATGCAAGGTCGATCTTAAGGGCTTCAAGGTGGAGCTGTCAGGGGATCTCGATCCCGATGGTTTCCTCGGCAAGAGTGCATCCGTGAGAAAGGGATACCAGGAAATCCGCTACAAGATGATCGTGGATTCGCCTTCTCCAAAGGAGGATGTGGACAAGCTGATCGCTATGATTGAGGAAAGATGCCCAGTGTCGGATACTCTGTGCGGCGTCAGGGTGAGAAGGGTCTAG